The Halobacteriovorax sp. HLS DNA segment ATTTTAGTAATGAAAACGTATAGCAACGAATGACTGGAACTTAGTGTGATTAACAAAAGAAAAGAGTGGGAAATTCATTTGAGAAACAAAAAAGCCCCCTAGAAAGGAGGCTTTTCAATCATTGAGGAAGCTTAGTTCGTTCAATGTAAAATGGTGGTCCATATGATCGCTTATACGAACTTTTCTTCCTCAGTCGTAAGGTATTAATATAATTCTGTTTTTTCCTTGAGTTGGTTGTTTTCCTCAGTGATTATTATCTGAATAAGTTGTAGTGCTTAAATGAGTTTTCAATAAGTTAAAAGCTTGGAATAATTTAGTGAGGAAACAACTGAGGTTATGGTTATATATGAAATTATTGAAGAGATTATTTGGAATACCGGAAAAAGAAGACTTAAAAGGGATATCTCTTTTGAAAGGGGAAAACTGGAGAGTGACAGGAGTTGAAGATTCCGTAAAGCTATTTCGCTCCATTTATGATCTTGTACCAGAAGGCTCTGTATTATTACTTGAAGGTGGTGCGGCTCCCGAGCATTTAGAGTCTTTCTTTGAAGAATATAAATCTACAAAGATCACTAAGGTTGCCCCAGGTACGATTTGGCCATACTCAGATGGTGTTCACCTATCAGTAACTAATGATATGTGTATGAAGTTATCAGAATTAGCTATGAATCTAGCTGAGCCAGAAATAGGAATTCATATACATGTTTACAAGGATGATACAGTTTTACTTGAGTGGCATGATGCTTTCGATGAAGACTTGTACATTTCAAGATTTGTAGAAGAATCAGATGTAAAAAAGTTCTGCGATTTCAACTTAGCTACTTATAAATTATTTTCTTATCCTTAAGTATTAACTTCTATTTTAAGAAAAGTCTCCAGGAACCATTTCTGAATTAGACATAAATAGGTCCAATCCGAAGACTTGGGTTTAAAGTATTGAGTTAAACTCTATTTTTTAACTATCTTCTTTAATTTCTTTATTTCATCCTCAAGAGACTGAAGTCTTTACTACAGATGGTTTGATCTTATTTCTTCTTAACCAATCTGATAACTCAGCTAGAAATAAGTCCCTTGATTGAAAACTTTTTAAATCAAATTTTAAAGTGGAATTGTCCTGAGTTACTTTTAATGAATAAACTAATTCATTTCCTGTTTTTGTTCGTTTCAAAATATGAGTTGCTAAGAAAAGTCTTTTTCCCTTGATTTTAAATTGAGTAATATAATTTGGGAGTAAGTAGCTACCTGCGAAGTAAAAATCTCTATATTCACATTCGTAGTTGAGGATCTTTCCGAAGCAGTTATTTGTAATTAGGACTCGGTCTATACAGAACATAATCGAAACAACTTTTCTACTGAATATGAAAGAAACAATTGTACTAATAATGAATAAAAAAATAAATAAGGCTATTTGATTCCTAAGGCTCTCATTATATGCAAGAAAAGGAACACTAAAGGTAATGAAGTAAAGTACTACAGAAAGCCAAAGAGGTTTATATTGCTCATGAGTTCGTTCTAGAATTAAAATTTTTTTGTTATCAGACATATTAATTACTCATATCTTTTTTTTTACGTAAAAAGTAAATTGATACCTTTTGGAGAGCAAAGAAAAAGATAGCAATGAACGAGTAGAGAGGAAGAGTTTTTAATTCTATTGATTTGTTTTCACTAAATAGAATTATTAATCCAATTATAAAACTTGTTGAAAACCAACAAAGGTATTTAATCCGTTTCTCAAGGTCTTTTTCTTTCATAATTAGTAATTGTGCAATCTTAACGGTAATTGCCACAAGAAGCTGAGCAATAATCAGAAAACAGATAATAGCAAACTTATTGGTTGAAATCGATTTTGGAGCCAATGACTTATAGAAGGCTAAGAATTGTTCATAATACTCATACATATTGCTATTTTAACATAGTTTCTAGGAGAGTTGATAAGGGAGGTTAAACAATAAAAGTATTATTTTAGCTTTAAATTTATGCCTCTTTTGAAAATGTTAGAAGCGGTGGTCAATAATGTAAAAAACAAAGAATTAGAAAATTCATTTTAATTCTTAGAATATTATTTTTTATGATACCACTTTCTTTGATTTAGGTATGAAAAAGCCCCCTAAAGAGGAGGCTTTTCAAACATTGAGGAAGCTTAGTTCGTTCAATGTAAAATGGTGGAGCATGCAAGATTTGAACTTGCGACCACCCGGTTATGAGCCGGGGGCTCTAACCAACTGAGCTAATGCTCCATATATTGCTGGTTTGACTTCATAATATAAAATGTTCTGGTTATAATGTAAATTGGGAATTTTCTAAAAAAGGTGACTATGAGCAGCAAGATATCATTTGAAAAGTATTGCGCAACAGGTAACGACTTCGTTGTAGTGGATAATAGGACAAATTCTTTTGATCCTAAGAATAAGCAATTGTGGCAGAAGGTTTGTGATCGACGCTTTGGTGTTGGTGCTGACGGAGTTTTATTTTTTAACGACAGCAGTAAGTATGATTTTGAAATGGTCTATCTAAATGCTGATGGTGGAGAGGTTGGAATGTGCGGAAATGGCGCAAGGGCCTTAACTACCTTTGCTAGCAAAATTCAATTCGACAAGAGAAGCTTTTCTTTTAAAACAAGAAATGGTGTTTATGAAAGTGAGGTTTTAAAGTCCGGAGAAGTTAAGTTGCAGATGACTGAGCTTTACGATGAGTCTAGATATGAAGTCTCTGATCTTCTTGAGAGTAATGCTAGTTTCTTTGTAAACACAGGTGTTGCTCATAGTGTATTCTTTGTTGATTCGGTTAAGGAGCTTGATATCTCTAAGCTTGGAAGTCGTGTTAGATATGATGAAAGGTTTGTCGATGGTTGTAATGCGAACTTTGTTCAAGTGCAGGGTGAGGGCTCGCTTGCTTTAAGAACCTATGAAAGAGGGGTTGAGGGTGAGACTTTAGCCTGTGGAACTGGTGCCGTAGCAAGTGCGATTGCCTATAGAAAGCTCTTTAAAGAAATAGATTCGATAGGTATTAAAGTCATGGGTGGAGAGCTTAGGGTCTTGTTTGAAGAGGGGAATGTCTTTCTTTGTGGAAAAGCTCAGAAAATATTTTCAGGTGTTATCAACATAGAGTAAAGAGTCTAGCTTTGTAATAAGATTTGGAAAATAAGTTCTAGATATTATTCCGCCACAGATTAGGCCTGCAGTATTTGCTACAACATCAAGTAGTTCAAATGATCGGTATCCTGAAGCTAGTTGAAGAAATTCAATGGAAATACCCATAAGTACAAAAGTAATTAGAAGCTTAAAGTGATTCTTTTTCTCATGGGTTAGTGAGAAATAACCCATAAGTAAGAGATAGGCATTAAAGTGGAGTATCTTATCAAAATGCTCAAAAGGTGGTTTTCCAGGCTTTTCATACCTTAAAGAAAAGTAAAACATGGCGATAATATAAGTTATCCCGAGTCCTAGCCACAATATCTTCAAGTTTAGCTTTTTCATATTTAATCTTTTTGAGTTTTCAATAGAAAGATAATAGACTAGCTCTATGCAAAATAAAAGAATTCTAAAGCTATTTATACTTACCTTACTATTTTTGGTTCAGTCGAGCGCCTACTCAATGATTATTCTAAATTTAGGAATCATATATAAGAAGGCATTAGATGCTGGTGAGGGACATATCCTTGTTAGTGAAGTTCATGAAATAAAGCGATTGGAAAATGGAGAGAAGTTTTTAATCTCTATGAAAAATGGAGTGGGTGTCGAGTTTAAGGCATTCTTCGTTCAAAACTTGAATGACTTTGGTCCAAGTCCCTTAATAGCCCTGACTGGAAATATCTACAACTCTAGGGGGAATATTATTAAAAGTATTAATCAAAATGATTTTACAATTAAGCTTAACACTGAAAAGGAACTAGTCTTTGATGATAAAACTGGTCAAGAAGTTCTTATTCGAATTGCTCCATCACTAAATTAAATGAAAGAAAGAGTTGATAAAGTCTTAGTACAATTAAATCTTGTTTCTACTAGATCGCAGGCCGCTCAGTTAGTTAAAGAGGGAGTGGTTTTTTACCAGAATAAATTAGTAACGAAAGCTTCATTCTTAGTTTCACAAGATGACCTTGAAGTACGCAAAGAAGTTCTCTTTGTAGGAAGAGGTGCTCACAAAATTGAAGGAGCATTGATACAGTTTGGTGTGGATGTCGAAAATCTCTCCGTGGCCGATGTTGGAGCATGTACAGGTGGATTTACTGATTATGTACTTAAAAAAGGTGCGTCCAGTGTTGTTGCAATTGATGTAGGTCATGATCAGCTTGCTAAGTCACTTCGAGAGGACAAAAGAGTTACAAATTTAGAGGGAGTGAATATTAAGTTTCCTCTAGAGCTTGAGGAGCTTGTAGATCTTGCTGTTGTTGACTTGTCTTACATTTCTTTAAAGCTGACTCTTATTAATATTAAAAATCTTGTTAAGGATGATGGACTAATCATTGCTTTAGTGAAGCCCCAATTTGAAGTGGGCAAAGAGAATATTGGAAAAGGCGGAATTGTTAAAGATAATAAGGCCAGACTCGATTCATTAGAATCACTATACGATTGGTGTTTAGATAATGGTCTCTTTATTAAAGATGCGATTATCTCACCTATTAAAGGGAAAACTGGTAATACGGAATATTTTTTCTTCTTTGATAAAAAACTAACTAAGCATTATATAAATAAAGAAAAATTAAAATTAATTTAAATATAGGAAGATGATGAAAAATATTTGTGTATTTTGTGGTTCTAGCGCAGGAAAAGAAGCTCATTATGTAGAAATGGCCAAAGAGCTTGGAAATTCTTTAAGTTCAATGGATATGAACCTTGTGTATGGGGGAGCATCTATTGGTGTAATGGGAGCAATTGCCAATCAAATGCTTGAGAATAAATCTGAGGTCTGGGGAGTAATGCCACAATCTCTAGTAGACTGGGAAGTGGCCCATGATGGACTAACTAAGTTTGAAATTGTTGATTCGATGCATCGAAGAAAAGAGATTATGTATGAATGGTCAGATGCGTTTGTGGCTATTCCGGGAGGGTTTGGAACTCTGGATGAGTTGTGTGAAATACTGACTTGGGCACAGCTAAAATACCACAAAAAGCCTTGCTACCTGCTTAATTACAACAGTTTTTTTGATCACTTGATTGCTCACTTTAAGCTTATAAATAAAGAAGGTTTTCTATCGGATGACCATCTTAAACTTTTGACGGTTGTTTCAAGTATCTCTGAACTTGAGAAAGAGATGAAAAAGTAGTTTACGCTTTGCATACAAATTGCCAATAGTGATGTGATAATATATACTTTGCTCACTTATACATACGTAAATGATAATTTTGAGTCAGGAGATCTCATGACTAGGTTGGTAACTTTTGGTGTAGTTTTAATTGCACTAGTAATTGCTATTAGCTTCGATAAATATAAAAATGTGCCAGTTTCTAACGAGCAGTTTGATATTATAAAGAAAGAAGCTTCTCACAAGGCCCATCTTCAAGAACTAAAAGAGCTTGAAGAAAAAAGATTGGCACTGCTTAATCCTGTTAAAGAAGAAGAAGCTGCTGTTGAAGAAGGACCGCTTGTTGTACTTGATACACCACAGCTAGTTCACGGAAGTGAACTTTATAAGGCGTGTGTTGTTTGTCATGGAAAGAAAGGTGACGGAAAAAAATCACAGAATGCTCCTAAGATTGGTGGGCAGATGGCCTGGTATATTGAAAAACAACTAGTAGATATGAAAAGTGAAGCACGTGTTAATAAAGTGATGATGCCATATCTAAAGAAATTAGAAGGTAATGATTTTAAAGATCTTGCTGCTTATATTTCAAAATTACCTTGGTAATAACTTAGCTCCGAAAGGAGCTTTTTTTTTATCTAAACACGAGAGAAATTGTGCCTCTATATCGATTTAAAAACTACATTCCTATTATTGATAAAGATGTTTTCATAGCACCATCTTGTGACGTTATTGGGCAAGTTGAGTTAGGTAGAGGTTCTAGCCTCTGGTTTAGAACTGTTGTTAGAGGTGACGTTAATAAAATTACTATTGGTGAAGGAACTAATATTCAGGACCTTTGTATGCTTCATGTAGTTGAGCAACTGCCTTTGAATATTGGAAGTGGAGTGAGCGTTGGCCATAGTGTAACTTTGCATGCCTGTACGATTGAAGATAATTGTTTGATTGGAATGGGGGCAACTATTTTAGATGGAGCTGTAATTGGAAAGAACTCTCTCGTTGCTGCTGGCTCACTTGTTCCTCCTGGAAAAGTATTTCCTGCCGGAAGTTTTATAGTTGGAAGTCCTGCGGTAGTGAAAAGACAGTTAAGTGATAAAGAGCTAAAGCAGTATGGACAGCACTACCTTAGCTATAAGAAGTATTCTAACGAGTACTTAAACAATTCAGATTTTGAACAACTTTAGTAATCATTTTGCTGATACTTAAAGCGTAGCTTCTCAAGAAGCCTTCTTCCGTTGCCAAGGTCGTGAGGTACTCCTCTCATTTCCATTCTCATGTGAACATATTTATTAAGGCCAAAGTAAAACTCAATGTCAGAGATTAATTTTCCATAAAGAACTTGCTTAGCTCTAATGTAATTATCTTTTGTTTCAATTACATTTAAAGACTTATCTTTTAGAACAATGGCCATAACCTTCTCATAAGATTTAGCCTTCGGTTCGATATATTTGATGGGCTCAATATATTGTTTTTCAGGAGAGTTTTCTTTAAAAGAAACCACACAGTTTCCTTTTGTACATGGCTTTAGGGCAAACCCACTAATTTTTCCAAGTTTTTGAACACTAAGTCCTAGGCCTTTAGGCTCGCTTGTATCCATGCATGAAGTTAGAGTGAGTAGTGAGATTATAACAAAAAAATATTTCATTTTATTCCTCTTTCTTTTGAGCAAGAACGTAGGGTTGAATAATAATAAATTCGAAGGACATGCTATCGTCTTCTGCAAAATCTAAAACCATTTGTTCATCGGGTCTCATTAATTGCTGGGAGGTTAGCCAATCTTTAACTTTAGCAACTTCATCATTGGCAATAGAAATACCAACTTCAATTAGGTCAAGTTCTTTGTCTACTATTAGAAGAGCTTCTCTTTCATGATGCTCTTCAAGGATTTTCCACGAGGCAGCTTCTTTTTCAGAAGATAGTTTTTCTTTTAAGTTTTCCATGTAGTAAGAATACTTAAGTACTGGATTTATGTAAAGCTTGAGGCAATTTTCTCTTCTTGTTCGATCAGAGAGTGTTTTAATTTTTCGGCCATTAGAGGGTATTGGTTCTTATCAGTATTCTCCTCAACGGAGATAGTCTCGCCGTATTGAATAATAATTTTGCTAAATGGCCTTGGTATTCTGAATTTGTCCCATGCACTATTAATCGACCAAAATGAAGTAGGGACTATGCACACAGGGATGATAGGGGTTTGAGATTTCTTGGCAATTTCAAAAACTCCCAGTTTTACATCAAAGATGGGACCTCTTGGTCCATCGACTGTAATTGCGAGTGGCAGGCCGTCTTTAACCTTTTGTATTGCCTCTATAAGTGACTTAATAGCTCCTCTCGAAGAGCTTCCTCTGACAGGAGTATGCCCAAATGAGTGACATATATTGGAGACGTATTCTCCGTCTTTTGAATGACTAACGATCATGGCGAATTTGTTCTGAGTGTGACCAAGTAAGAGAGAGAGTATATTTTGATGCCAGGATGCAAGAATAAAAGAATTATATTCGGACTTATTTCTCGATAGGCCTATAGCGTCACTATTTCTATATTCAAACCTGTACGTAAGCCTTAGAACTTGTAAAATAAGGTAAATGAATTTAGTTAGTAGTTTTTCCATGTTGTTTTATATTAAAAGAACTGAATCCTTTAGACAATTGTCAGTTCTTTGTAAACTTTGGCAATTTTAGTTGTATCAGATCTATTACTATTCTAAGCTTTAGTGGATTAAAAAGGAGATCAAAATGAAAACTATCATAAAAACACTGGCCTTATCTTTATTTGTTTCAACATCATTTGCCGCAACATCATTATCAGTAGACTCTTCAAAGTCTAAAGTTGAATGGTTTGCAACAAAGGTGACAGGAGCTCATAACGGTAAAGTTGAAATTAAAAGCGGAAATTTAATTATGAATGGTAATTCTCTTGAGGGAGGAGAGTTTGTAATTGATATGACTAAAATCACTTGTGATGATATCGAATCGAAAGAGTATAATACAAAGTTTGTAAATCACCTTCACTCTGATGATTTCTTTTCAACAAGCAAATTTAAAACAGCAAAATTAGTTATTACTAATTCAAGACTTGGAAAAGGTGGACACTATGATGTTTTTGCTGATTTAACTATTAAAGGAATTAAAAAGCCTGTGATCTTTAGAGCAAATGTTTCTAAGGATGGAAAGGTCGTAACTGCTGATGCTGAGATTAAATTTAATAGAACTCATTATGATATCAAATATAAGTCAGGAAGTTTCTTTCAAGGACTTGGAGATAAGTTGATTCACGATGATGTTAAGCTTAAAGTAAAACTTACAACAAAGTAATCTATCCTGTGGCCTTTTTAACTAAGGCCACTTTTTTATTATGCTAATAAATCTTTTTCTATTTCAACTAAAGCGCTATCGCGGTTAAGCCCGAGATTCTCGTAGTATAAAATACCAACATCTTTTACATTTTCTGACTTAGATTTGAGTGCTTCAAAGTAGTCAACTTCAAGCTTTGTTCTTATTTTTTCTTTATTTCTAACTGGACGGTAGAGGATGAATACAAGTGCCATTACTATGACCATACTTATCGCTATCGCTTTAATTCCCATTTTGTAACTCCTTTACATACCTATCTACCTTAAATTTATAGATTTTGTCACTCTGTAATAAGTTCCAATGAGCTTAACTAATTGATATTTTTAAGATAATTAAGTGAAATGATTGAAAAAGCAAAAGATTTATATGCACAATTAATACATGCTCAAGAGCTTGTTGATAATTCAACTCGCAGAAAAGTGTTAATAGATTCTATGCGAGAGCTTGAAGCTTCTGGTGTTAATTGCCAATCATGTACAGGTTGTTGCTGTACGTTTATTTCTAACTCAATGCAAACTGATGGTGTGCAAACGCTTGAGCTCTACATATACTTACATGATAAAGAGATGTGGAATGATTCTCTCATATCTAGACTAAATGAAGTTATCAAAAATAATAGACTCGATTATGAAATATCCACAGGTCAGGGTAGTTCTTTTCGAAGAACTTATACGTGCCCTTTTTATAATAGTGGCCCTAAGGGCTGTTCAATCTCACCTGAGTCTAAACCTTTTGGATGTTTAGCATTTAATGCATTAGGAAAGGGTGTTAGTGCCGGAGAAAACTGCACTTCAAATATTGAAGTCTTAAAGCAGCGAGAAGATATATTTGAAAATAACGAACAAAGAGCAAATGTATATTTAAAGTCTATTCTCTCTTTGGATTGGGATAAACTTCCAATGCCGGTAGCACTGCTCAGACTTCACGAATCGATAGGAAAAATACTATGAAACTTATGTTGCTTTTTCTTTTAAATATATCCGTATTTGCACAATCGGCTCACTTTGAGAAAATTGTCTGTGATAGTTTTAATCAAAGTATTACAAAAGAGTTTTATCACAATAGTTTTAGTGAGGACTTTATAGCGGGGTTTCCGTTTTCTAAATATACTTCATTTTTTAATAAACAATTGGATAGCTACGGTAAATGTGTTTCGGTTTCAAGTAAAAAGAATGAGGATGATTCATTACAAGTCAGTGTTAAGACAAAGAACTTCTATAATAAATTCACTCTGCACTACGACTCAGAAAAAAAAATAAGTGGTCTATGGACTAGTGGGCTAGAAAGTCTTTCTGGAAATATTGAAAGAGAGTCAAAATATCTATGTAGTATTTTAAAGAAAGATTCTAAGCTCGATTACGAAAAACATTTTGATAAATCTTTTATCGAAGAGATATCTCTAGAAAAGTTTCAGTCTGTTGTTGATTATATTGTAACAAGCTATGGTAGCTGCAATGGACTTGAGATAAATTTGTTAGATAGTCATTCGGCCCAGTTAATAACGAATCATTCAAAGAAGCTAAAATTTAGTATTTCAACTTCAAGCGACTCAGGACTTATAGTGGGACTTTTGTTTAAGGGGGAAATTGCTCCACCTATTGAGTTAAATACGAAAGAAGAGCTAAAGAGTATTTTAGAGAAATCTGATGGAATAAATGCAATGCTTTTTAAAAAGCTGGGTAAGAGTTCTATTTTTTCTTTTAATGAAGATATTCAACTTCCATTAGGCTCTACTTTTAAGCTCTATATACTATTGGCCTTAAGTGAGAAGATTAAAAATACTAGTGCAAGCTGGGACGATGAACTTGAAATTAAAGATGAGTTCAAATCTTTACCATCAGGTGATATGCAAAATATACCAAGTGGTCAAAAGAGAACACTTTATCAGTTTGCAAGAAAAATGATAGAAATATCAGATAATACTGCTACTGATCACTTGTTAGCATATCTTGGAAAATTGGAAGTGGAGAAGTTACTTCGTCGCCTAAATATTTCTAATCCAAAGAATTTTCCTTTTCTCTCGACGATGGAAATGTTCAGAACTCGGGCATTTCTTTCTAAAGTGGATGTTGCAAACTACTCTAAAAGTTCTCGCTCAGAGAGATTAAAAATTCTCGAAGGACTGAAGTCTAAGAGTCATGAAGAGTTAATTAAAGGAATTACAAAATGGGGAGATACACCACTTTATACAAATGAGATAGAATGGTTCTCCTCGGCAGAAGAGATTTGTACTTTATATAAATCTTTAAAAGAACAGAATAGTTCTGAAATAGAGAAGATACTTTCTTATAATACACCTTTTATTGATAAGAATAAGGTTGAGTATGCAGGTTATAAAGGGGGTTCTGAGCCTGGCGTTATATATATGGCGTACTTAATAGAAAGAAATAAAGAGTGGGAGTGTTTTATCGCATCTAGAAATAACACAGAAAAAGCGATTGATCAGGCTTCCTTCTTTTCTTTAGTTGAAGGAAGCTTAAAGTTACTTTTGTCTAATTGAAAATGATTTCTCTTATGCCAATAAGCATCCCAAATTGCCTGTTTACTATAACGTTCATTTGAGAAATTTCTTCTTGTGCTTCAGAAAATAACATCCAATTTCCTGTATAATCTTTCTCAAGTTTAATATGAAGAGAGTTTCTTCTTCCTGTCGCTCCATTGATTAAGTACTGAACTTCTAATTTAGCTCCATTTTGTACTGAAAATTCTTTTGCATACAGCTTAATGGCCTCAAGACCTTGTCGTCTTTCAAGAACCAAACCACCTTCAAGAACTTTTGAAACTTCAAAGCTTTCTCTTTCAATCAAATTAGAACCACTATAGGTATCTTTGTGAAATTTTTTAATTACTAGGTCTTGGTCAACATCTATTAGAAATTCATTTGTTTCTGAATCATAGTTATTATAAACGTCTAATATTTTAATTTCTTTTGCGAAGGCACTGATATTAAATATTAGTGCTAGCATTAATAGTAGCTTCATTTTCTCTCCCTAAAAATTATGTGAAAAATAGTACCCAAGGGAAACTGGATTGGCAATGAAACAGAGCTGAGTAACTATCTGAAACTAGGCTGCTTGTGCTTTGGCCTTTGGAAGAATAATTGTAAAGCATGTATTGTTAAAAGAATCATTTAAATAAAATTCTCCATTATGCTCTTTAACAAATCGGTTTACTAATGAGAGACCTAGGCCTGTACCTTTTCCAATTGGCTTTGTTGTAAAGAATGATTGTGTTAATTTCTCTCTATTTTCTGGCGCAATACCAGGACCAGAGTCAATAACGTGTATTTTTACATGCTCATAATCTTCTACAAAATCTATCTTTATCCAATTCTCTTTTACTGTAGATTCCTTGATCGCATCTTTAGCATTATTAATAAGATTTAATAAGACTTGAGAGATTTGAGTTTCATTACAAAAAATTTCGATTTGATTTTTTGGTAGCTCATAGATTAATTTAATTTGCATACTTCTCATGGCTTCTTCACAGAACTCGAGAGTATTACTTACAATTGTTGATAAGTTTGTATTATAAAATCCGTTATCTCTAGATTTTTGAGATAAGTGATGAAGTCCCTTAATGATTTTTTCAATTCTCTTAGATGCCTTATCAATTGAATCAAGAGATTTTTGAAACTTTTGAGGATTTTCCATAATTCTAGGAATTATTTTTGTTTGACCTGAAATGATAGAGAGTGGGTTTGCTATTTCATGAGCAATTCCCGCTGAAATTTCTCCGACTGCCGCCAGTTGTGCGGAAAATGAAGCTCTTTCTTTTTCGGCCGCAAGCTCTTTTTCTATTTCTTTCTCTTCAGTGATATCGTAACGAAGAGCAGTGAATCCTGTTATATTTTTATGAATATCCAATTTAGGGAAGATAAAGGTTTCGACCCAGTAGAGCTTACCATCTTTTGCCTTATTACAAAATTGTCCTGTCCAAATCTCTCCCTTTAGGATCTTTTTCCATAGCTCATGATAAAATGATTTAGGATGAAGTCCTGAAGAGATTAAACGGTGAGTTTTTCCTATGATTTCTTCTCTCGAATATTTGGATATTTCACAGAACTTATCATTTACATGAGTAATGACACCGCTCTTGTCGGTATGGGCCACAATGAAAAAATTCTCAAGAGATTGCTTATATTTAAAAAACTCATTGGAAATACTTCTTTTTGAGCTTACGATTGAAACTTCTTTTGTTACATCTTTGAACGTACCAAAAACAGCAGTTAATTTATTATCTGTGAATAGAGGTTTTCCATAAGATTCAACGTATTTTACATTTCCATTATTATCAATAATTCTAAGGATAGCTCTAAATTCTTCAAGGTTTTGAACTAGATTATTGAATAATTCGGTTATTTTACTTCTATCTTCCGGATGGTAGTGATTTATTGCTGAGTCAACATCCATTTTCTCGCCAATTTCAATTCCATGTATTCTATAAGTTTGAGGGGACCAAAAAAGCTCATTGGTTACTAGATCAACTTGCCAGCATCCAGTATTTGTTGTTTTTTCTAGTTCTTCATAAAGGTAGAGCATTTTGTTACCAATTAAGGGTTATATTAGTAAATCGACAAAATATTGGTATGAGTTTAGTGAAAAAAATAAATTAAGGTTACCTTTTAGTAACTCTTAATATTTGGGGTTTAAGTGTCCGAGTAAATGAAACAGTGTTAAATATTCTTAATCTCAACTGAGCAATGACCAAAGCTTTGAAACCTGTTGTTTTTGAGCTTTACATCGCATGGATTGCATTGACCGAAGTAATTACAGACTGAAAAGTCGTTTTTAATTTGAAATCTATCCGAGAGTATATCACCAATTGGAGACTTCTTATTGTAAAGATCATGATGACATCTGAAGACATATCCTTCTGGAGAAATAAGAAGCTCAGAAGTTTTACAACTTACTGTCTGTAAATTATTTTCA contains these protein-coding regions:
- the dapF gene encoding diaminopimelate epimerase, with protein sequence MSSKISFEKYCATGNDFVVVDNRTNSFDPKNKQLWQKVCDRRFGVGADGVLFFNDSSKYDFEMVYLNADGGEVGMCGNGARALTTFASKIQFDKRSFSFKTRNGVYESEVLKSGEVKLQMTELYDESRYEVSDLLESNASFFVNTGVAHSVFFVDSVKELDISKLGSRVRYDERFVDGCNANFVQVQGEGSLALRTYERGVEGETLACGTGAVASAIAYRKLFKEIDSIGIKVMGGELRVLFEEGNVFLCGKAQKIFSGVINIE
- a CDS encoding VanZ family protein encodes the protein MKKLNLKILWLGLGITYIIAMFYFSLRYEKPGKPPFEHFDKILHFNAYLLLMGYFSLTHEKKNHFKLLITFVLMGISIEFLQLASGYRSFELLDVVANTAGLICGGIISRTYFPNLITKLDSLLYVDNT
- a CDS encoding TlyA family RNA methyltransferase; amino-acid sequence: MKERVDKVLVQLNLVSTRSQAAQLVKEGVVFYQNKLVTKASFLVSQDDLEVRKEVLFVGRGAHKIEGALIQFGVDVENLSVADVGACTGGFTDYVLKKGASSVVAIDVGHDQLAKSLREDKRVTNLEGVNIKFPLELEELVDLAVVDLSYISLKLTLINIKNLVKDDGLIIALVKPQFEVGKENIGKGGIVKDNKARLDSLESLYDWCLDNGLFIKDAIISPIKGKTGNTEYFFFFDKKLTKHYINKEKLKLI
- a CDS encoding TIGR00730 family Rossman fold protein codes for the protein MKNICVFCGSSAGKEAHYVEMAKELGNSLSSMDMNLVYGGASIGVMGAIANQMLENKSEVWGVMPQSLVDWEVAHDGLTKFEIVDSMHRRKEIMYEWSDAFVAIPGGFGTLDELCEILTWAQLKYHKKPCYLLNYNSFFDHLIAHFKLINKEGFLSDDHLKLLTVVSSISELEKEMKK
- a CDS encoding c-type cytochrome, giving the protein MTRLVTFGVVLIALVIAISFDKYKNVPVSNEQFDIIKKEASHKAHLQELKELEEKRLALLNPVKEEEAAVEEGPLVVLDTPQLVHGSELYKACVVCHGKKGDGKKSQNAPKIGGQMAWYIEKQLVDMKSEARVNKVMMPYLKKLEGNDFKDLAAYISKLPW
- a CDS encoding gamma carbonic anhydrase family protein, translated to MPLYRFKNYIPIIDKDVFIAPSCDVIGQVELGRGSSLWFRTVVRGDVNKITIGEGTNIQDLCMLHVVEQLPLNIGSGVSVGHSVTLHACTIEDNCLIGMGATILDGAVIGKNSLVAAGSLVPPGKVFPAGSFIVGSPAVVKRQLSDKELKQYGQHYLSYKKYSNEYLNNSDFEQL
- a CDS encoding DUF1499 domain-containing protein, which gives rise to MKYFFVIISLLTLTSCMDTSEPKGLGLSVQKLGKISGFALKPCTKGNCVVSFKENSPEKQYIEPIKYIEPKAKSYEKVMAIVLKDKSLNVIETKDNYIRAKQVLYGKLISDIEFYFGLNKYVHMRMEMRGVPHDLGNGRRLLEKLRFKYQQNDY
- a CDS encoding DUF2288 family protein; the protein is MENLKEKLSSEKEAASWKILEEHHEREALLIVDKELDLIEVGISIANDEVAKVKDWLTSQQLMRPDEQMVLDFAEDDSMSFEFIIIQPYVLAQKKEE
- a CDS encoding lysophospholipid acyltransferase family protein, with protein sequence MEKLLTKFIYLILQVLRLTYRFEYRNSDAIGLSRNKSEYNSFILASWHQNILSLLLGHTQNKFAMIVSHSKDGEYVSNICHSFGHTPVRGSSSRGAIKSLIEAIQKVKDGLPLAITVDGPRGPIFDVKLGVFEIAKKSQTPIIPVCIVPTSFWSINSAWDKFRIPRPFSKIIIQYGETISVEENTDKNQYPLMAEKLKHSLIEQEEKIASSFT
- a CDS encoding YceI family protein; its protein translation is MKTIIKTLALSLFVSTSFAATSLSVDSSKSKVEWFATKVTGAHNGKVEIKSGNLIMNGNSLEGGEFVIDMTKITCDDIESKEYNTKFVNHLHSDDFFSTSKFKTAKLVITNSRLGKGGHYDVFADLTIKGIKKPVIFRANVSKDGKVVTADAEIKFNRTHYDIKYKSGSFFQGLGDKLIHDDVKLKVKLTTK